From Saccharothrix espanaensis DSM 44229, the proteins below share one genomic window:
- a CDS encoding carbon-nitrogen hydrolase family protein yields the protein MQVAAIQTTPEPGLDANAAAHARLIGEAGARVCVFPELSLTGYVLDPAAAITEDDPRWSPIRRACTAHDAYALVGAPLSTPDGAVIATVVIGPDGDTLGYYGKRHLHGPELDLFTPGGHHLLLEVDGWRLGLAICYDAAVTSHPAEVAAGGADAYVVSALYAKGSEGRIDRQMGHAASLGMWAVMAQFSGRTGGYDTCGGSGVWRPGGEAAVRLGPGPGTARATLTRT from the coding sequence GTGCAGGTCGCCGCGATCCAGACCACGCCGGAGCCAGGGCTCGACGCCAACGCCGCCGCCCACGCCCGGCTGATCGGCGAGGCCGGCGCACGCGTCTGCGTGTTCCCCGAGCTCTCCCTCACCGGCTACGTCCTCGACCCGGCCGCGGCGATCACCGAGGACGACCCGCGCTGGTCGCCGATCCGCCGCGCCTGCACCGCACACGACGCGTACGCGCTGGTCGGCGCGCCGCTGTCGACCCCGGACGGCGCGGTCATCGCGACCGTCGTGATCGGGCCGGACGGCGACACCCTCGGCTACTACGGCAAGCGCCACCTGCACGGCCCCGAACTCGACTTGTTCACGCCCGGCGGCCACCACCTCCTGCTGGAGGTCGACGGGTGGCGGCTCGGGCTCGCGATCTGCTACGACGCCGCGGTCACGTCGCACCCGGCCGAGGTGGCGGCCGGCGGTGCGGACGCGTACGTGGTGAGCGCGTTGTACGCCAAGGGTTCCGAAGGCCGGATCGACCGGCAGATGGGCCACGCCGCGAGCTTGGGCATGTGGGCGGTGATGGCCCAGTTCTCCGGGCGCACCGGCGGCTACGACACGTGCGGCGGCAGCGGCGTGTGGCGTCCGGGCGGCGAGGCCGCGGTCCGGCTCGGCCCGGGACCCGGCACCGCCAGAGCAACCCTCACCAGGACGTGA